A window of Lycium ferocissimum isolate CSIRO_LF1 unplaced genomic scaffold, AGI_CSIRO_Lferr_CH_V1 ctg14790, whole genome shotgun sequence contains these coding sequences:
- the LOC132042377 gene encoding protein PHOX1-like, whose amino-acid sequence MGKPTGKKPTKSKSSDSNVKHGKAASKVIDEDTAVFISMSQELKEEGNKLFQKRDHEGAMLKYEKALKLLPGNHIDVAYLHTNMASCYMQIGLGEYPRAITECNLALEVAPKYSKALLKRAKCYESLNRLELALRDVNRVLSIEPNNLTALEIAGQVKKTMEEKGLKIEELVLPPEYVEPPIPTKVVKDKSKKKKSNRFDRKKVLEVDEKKVEEVEEKKAEDKVVVEEKRSVKEEKMVSRTVKLMLEEDIRWAELPVGCSIRLVRDIVLDRFPNLKGALIKYRDEEGDLVTITTTDELRLVESSAGPQSSLRLYVVEVTPDKEPLYEGMSGEDDINSSSYKSTIVTEDGHLEKERELNKGTTCVEDWIVQFARLFKNHVGFDCDPYLDLHEIGMKLYSETMEDTVTSEEAQELFGIAAAKFQEMAALSLFNWGNVHMSRARKRVYFTEDSSRESVLEQVKSAYEWAVKEYEMAGRRYEEALRLKPDFYEGLLALGQLQFEHAKLCWYYLIGSKVELETGTCAEILELYNKAEDSMERGTEMWEEMEEQRLNGLSKNEEYKALLQKMRLDGLLKDKPAEEAEEQAANMRSQIYLLWGTILYERSVVEFKLGLPTWEECLEIAMEKFELAGASQIDIAVMIKNHCSNETALEGFKVDEIVQAWKEMYDTNKWQTGVPAFRLEPLFRRHIPNLHTVLENL is encoded by the exons ATGGGGAAGCCCACTGGGAAGAAGCCCACTAAATCAAAATCCAGTGATTCAAATGTGAAACATGGTAAAGCTGCCTCTAAAGTGATTGATGAAGACACAGCCGTATTCATCAGTATGTCCCAAGAATTGAAGGAAGAAGGGAACAAGCTGTTTCAGAAGCGTGATCACGAGGGTGCTATGTTGAAGTATGAGAAGGCTCTGAAGTTGCTTCCGGGGAACCATATTGATGTTGCCTATTTGCATACTAACATGGCTTCTTGCTATATGCAAATCGGCCTTGGCGAGTACCCAAGAGCTATTACTGAATGCAACTTGGCACTTGAAGTTGCTCCAAAGTACAGTAAAGCTTTGTTGAAGAGAGCAAAGTGTTATGAGTCATTGAATAGGCTGGAGTTGGCTTTAAGGGATGTTAACCGTGTTTTGAGTATTGAACCCAACAATTTGACTGCACTGGAGATTGCAGGCCAGGTTAAAAAGACAATGGAAGAGAAAGGTCTAAAGATTGAAGAATTAGTATTACCCCCAGAATATGTTGAGCCTCCAATTCCTACCAAGGTTGTAAAGGATAAGtcgaaaaagaagaagagcaacAGATTTGACAGAAAGAAAGTTTTGGAAGTTGACGAAAAGAAGGTTGAGGAGGTTGAAGAAAAGAAGGCTGAGGACAAGGTGGTTGTGGAGGAGAAAAGAAGCGTTAAGGAAGAAAAGATGGTGTCAAGAACAGTCAAATTGATGCTTGAGGAGGATATTAGATGGGCAGAATTACCAGTGGGTTGCAGTATTAGACTTGTGAGAGACATTGTTCTGGACCGATTCCCAAACTTGAAGGGTGCGCTTATAAAGTATAGGGATGAAGAAGGTGACCTGGTTACTATCACTACCACTGATGAGCTTAGGTTGGTTGAATCATCTGCTGGTCCTCAGAGTTCTTTAAGACTCTACGTAGTAGAAGTTACGCCAGATAAAGAACCTCTATATGAGGGAATGAGTGGTGAAGATGATATAAATTCCAGCAGCTACAAATCAACTATAGTCACAGAGGATGGGCATCTGGAGAAAGAAAGGGAACTGAATAAAGGGACAACCTGTGTTGAAGACTGGATCGTCCAATTTGCACGGCTGTTCAAAAATCATGTTGGCTTTGATTGCGATCCATATCTGGATCTTCATGAGATAGGTATGAAACTATACTCTGAAACTATGGAGGACACTGTTACAAGTGAAGAAGCACAAGAGCTTTTTGGAATTGCTGCAGCTAAGTTCCAAGAGATGGCAGCTTTGTCTTTGTTTAATTGGGGAAATGTTCATATGTCCAGAGCAAGGAAGCGGGTATACTTTACTGAAGACAGTTCTCGGGAGTCTGTATTGGAACAGGTTAAATCTGCATATGAATGGGCAGTTAAAGAATATGAAATGGCGGGACGTAGGTACGAAGAAGCTCTTAGGCTGAAGCCAGATTTCTATGAAGGCCTTCTTGCACTTGGTCAGCTGCAGTTTGAACATGCAAAACTCTGCTGGTACTATTTGATTGGAAGTAAAGTTGAGTTAGAGACAGGGACGTGTGCAGAGATCTTGGAGCTGTATAACAAGGCTGAGGATAGCATGGAAAGAGGAACGGAAATGTGGGAGGAGATGGAAGAACAGCGTCTTAatggactctccaaaaatgaaGAATATAAAGCTCTGTTGCAGAAAATGAGATTGGATGGTCTACTAAAAGATAAACCAGCTGAAGAAGCTGAAGAGCAGGCTGCAAACATGAGGTCTCAGATTTACCTCTTATGGGGTACCATTCTCTATGAACGTTCTGTGGTGGAATTTAAGCTGGGATTACCAACTTGGGAAGAATGTTTGGAGATTGCAATGGAAAAGTTTGAGCTAGCTGGAGcatctcaaattgatatcgcCGTTATGATAAAGAACCACTGTTCCAATGAAACTGctcttgaag GTTTCAAGGTTGATGAGATAGTACAGGCATGGAAAGAGATGTATGATACTAATAAGTGGCAGACTGGGGTGCCAGCTTTCAGGCTAGAACCTTTATTCCGTCGTCATATTCCAAATCTCCACACTGTATTGGAAAATCTTTGA